The following are encoded in a window of Apis mellifera strain DH4 linkage group LG10, Amel_HAv3.1, whole genome shotgun sequence genomic DNA:
- the LOC102655479 gene encoding putative uncharacterized protein DDB_G0271606 isoform X6, with the protein MRDDSGNIGTEVLPVGGGGAVLVLSELESMAARQQREIAQQRRLLEQREARLAVLRGAQEPAQQDKLARLRHRLDQQQSKLNRLRLLRSQTDQSRANNATLTSDLDCIRALFNEKEKELSLAVAKVEELTRQLEELRGRQNAAGTGSGGGGAGGVGGGGVGGGGGGGHLSTPASAELEKLRRELIYRNKMNEQQNQMVSQQRLALAQRQAEMASIDARIAQLQGRLQRKRALNQRLSQQLGSGNRTSASTGFTESKLDFNGGGKSRPAGNIAAIEPYSHIPNDNDFNLNKNDPKYQTLPYNTKFTVNFKAAEDDVNKNKIQHSASASQLGQRAAFQQFGHQIAHSQSQSHIQGQSQLLGTNQHNQNLPNQSVNMQQTCNNNNNNNNNNNNNNSNNNNNNANSTNNNLISTSHNFSPEGLSQNLRIHHQQQSQSQTQQQQQQQQQQQQQQQQQQHGSIQQKQHNVGSSTSNLGSTVSITQTQNHRNLQTHQKPISSVAPSFSVKSQIYQTSSTKIHPVMPQTLSLIGRGHNNAQNFVGLSTQAGGNQQQSNQSSSNNQTSTQDQTYASRHNYPGIQHSAQANTHPVSSSSVYQTQNSPNPSSTIHTSSSGTSFGNSVQRYNQAQPLTGPASNNEQSDKIKFSEGKVQEKFEHALPAKHEQQRYEANQVFKYDSHQIKYEQHSKYDQHGKYDQANQQTKLYEQSSAKHEQIGNQTNRYESKMDQGKYESGQNKHEQIHGTKYDPNQNTQQYGKHDQHEVRPSIKYEHNAGFKHETSSNKYEGGGQQFKQESVKFEGNKFEQSSATKHEHNGKFEIPAKTVEKSSFEFDRLKNENERKSMIEDKTKPALPPKPSKPNPPPRLTHHEKMDNPGDGIADCKNNLGINTRTEKEEDVPPIPTSEPPESPTETQFGNHQIIKARPLTLKKAPISEQPKLRYAKSNVHVSINRRIEMPPAFLFPETEIPADLMQTEQQQQQQQQQQQQQQQQQQPQQPQQQSQIIDTTDNCKKSVSIINEDVISNEKLEEADIIDALNVINIEDKVKAKDSERRTELEVDGKSNEVMRRKKGNLKSSTGKANLSRRVSFDPLALLLDASLEGELELVKKTAKEVANPSSANDEGITALHNAICAGHLEIVKFLVEFGCDVNAQDSDGWTPLHCAASCNNLSMVRFLVEHGACIFATTLSDHETAAEKCEEDEEGFDGCSEYLYSVQEKLGIMNNGQVYAVFDYEAQHSDELTLKNGDSLVVLRKGDDNEREWWWSKLGHKEGYVPRNLLGLYPRVQPAKID; encoded by the exons CCTCGGACCTGGACTGCATAAGGGCGCTGTTCaacgagaaggagaaggagctCTCGTTGGCGGTGGCGAAGGTGGAGGAGTTGACGCGACAACTCGAGGAGTTGCGGGGCAGGCAGAACGCGGCCGGGACCGGAAGCGGAGGTGGAGGCGCCGGAGGCGTCGGCGGCGGAGGCGTTggaggcggcggcggcggtggaCACTTGTCGACGCCAGCCAGCGCCGAGCTCGAGAAACTCAGGAGGGAGCTTATT TATCGTAACAAGATGAACGAGCAGCAGAACCAAATGGTGTCTCAGCAACGGTTGGCCCTAGCGCAACGGCAAGCGGAGATGGCGTCGATTGACGCGAGGATAGCTCAGCTGCAGGGTCGCCTTCAACGCAAGAGAGCGTTGAACCAACGGCTGAGCCAGCAGCTAGGCTCTGGGAATCGCACGAGCGCGAGCACCGGGTTCACAGAGTCGAAGCTGGACTTCAATGGCGGGGGGAAGTCGAGGCCTGCTGGAAATATAGCCGCTATCGAACCCTATTCCCATATACCGAACGACAACGATTTCAATTTGAACAAGAACGACCCGAAATACCAGACACTGCCTTACAACACCAAATTCACGGTGAATTTCAAGGCTGCCGAAGACGAcgttaataagaataagataCAACACTCGGCCAGTGCATCCCAATTAGGTCAGAGGGCAGCTTTTCAACAGTTTGGTCATCAAATCGCCCACAGCCAATCCCAATCTCATATTCAAG GTCAATCCCAATTACTGGGCACGAATCAACACAATCAGAATCTGCCTAATCAATCCGTCAACATGCAACAGActtgcaacaacaacaacaataacaacaacaacaataacaataacaacagtaataacaacaacaacaacgccAATAGCACGAACAACAACCTGATTAGCACATCCCACAACTTCAGCCCCGAAGGTTTGTCGCAAAATCTTCGGATCCATCATCAACAGCAATCGCAGTCGCAGacgcaacagcagcagcagcaacaacaacagcaacagcaacagcaacaacaacaacaacacggAAGCATTCAACAGAAGCAACACAACGTTGGTTCGTCGACATCGAATCTCGGCAGCACCGTATCCATCACTCAAACACAAAATCACAGAAACCTTCAAACGCATCAGAAACCAATATCCAGCGTGGCGCCAAGTTTCTCCGTCAAGTCTCAAATCTATCAGACTTCCTCCACCAAGATTCATCCCGTGATGCCGCAAACTTTGAGCCTGATAGGCCGTGGACACAATAACGCGCAAAATTTCGTTGGTCTGAGCACTCAGGCAGGTGGGAATCAGCAACAATCGAATCAATCCTCTTCTAACAATCAAACGTCCACTCAGGACCAGACGTACGCGTCGAGGCACAACTATCCCGGTATTCAACACTCCGCCCAAGCGAATACTCACCCTGTGTCCTCATCCTCGGTGTACCAGACGCAGAATTCTCCCAATCCTTCGTCGACCATTCACACGTCGTCGAGCGGGACCAGTTTTGGAAACTCGGTTCAAAGATACAATCAGGCTCAACCGTTAACCGGGCCCGCGTCCAACAACGAACAATCCGATAAGATAAAGTTTTCGGAAGGGAAGgttcaagaaaaattcgagCACGCCCTTCCGGCTAAACACGAACAGCAGAGGTACGAGGCCAATCAGGTGTTCAAGTACGATTCTCATCAGATAAAGTACGAGCAGCATTCCAAGTACGATCAACACGGGAAGTACGATCAGGCGAATCAACAAACGAAGTTGTACGAACAATCGAGCGCGAAGCACGAACAAATTGGAAATCAGACGAATCGTTACGAATCGAAGATGGATCAAGGGAAGTACGAAAGCGGGCAGAACAAGCACGAACAAATTCACGGAACTAAGTACGATCCTAATCAGAATACTCAACAGTACGGTAAACACGATCAACACGAGGTGAGGCCGTCGATCAAGTACGAGCACAATGCGGGATTTAAGCACGAAACGAGCTCGAACAAGTACGAGGGCGGGGGCCAGCAATTCAAGCAGGAATCGGTGAAATTCGAGGGGAACAAATTCGAGCAAAGTTCCGCGACGAAGCACGAGCACAATGGGAAATTTGAGATCCCCGCGAAAACTGTGGAGAAAAGCTCGTTCGAATTCGATAGGTTGAAAAACGAGAACGAAAGGAAAAGTATGATAGAGGACAAGACGAAACCGGCGCTACCTCCGAAACCGAGCAAACCGAATCCCCCTCCGCGGCTGACCCATCACGAGAAGATGGACAATCCGGGCGACGGGATCGCCGATTGCAAGAACAATTTAGGGATCAATACGAG aacagagaaagaagaggacgTTCCACCGATCCCCACGTCCGAACCACCGGAATCGCCGACGGAAACCCAATTCGGCAATCATCAAATCATCAAAGCCAGGCCTTTAACGTTGAAGAAGGCACCGATCTCTGAGCAGCCGAAGCTCCGTTACGCCAAATCGAATGTTCACGTGTCGATAAATCGACGGATTGAGATGCCACCGGCGTTTCTGTTCCCGGAAACCGAGATTCCAGCGGACCTGATGCAAACggaacagcaacaacaacaacaacaacagcagcagcagcaacagcagcagcagcaacaaccgCAACAACCTCAGCAACAATCACAAATCATCGATACGACGGACAATTGCAAGAAGAGCGTTTCGATCATCAATGAAGATGTGATTAGTAACGAGAAATTGGAGGAAGCGGATATCATTGACGCGTTGAACGTTATCAATATCGAGGATAAAGTGAAGGCGAAGGATTCCGAGAGAAGAACGGAATTGGAAGTCGATGGGAAGAGCAACGAGGTGatgagaaggaagaaggggaATCTCAAGTCGAGCACGGGGAAAGCGAATCTCTCGAGGAGGGTTTCCTTCGATCCTCTGGCTCTGCTGTTGGACGCCAGTCTCGAAGGTGAATTGGAATTGGTGAAGAAGACTGCTAAGGAAGTGGCGAATCCCAGTTCGGCTAACGACGAGGGCATCACTGCGCTTCATAATGCCATTTGCGCCGGTCATTTGGAGATAGTCAAGTTTCTAGTGGAATTTGGCTGCGACGTGAACGCTCAGGACAGCGACGGATG GACTCCTTTACACTGTGCCGCGAGTTGCAATAATTTATCCATGGTAAGATTTCTGGTGGAGCACGGAGCTTGTATATTCGCCACTACACTGTCCGACCACGAAACTGCGGCGGAAAAATGCGAAGAAGACGAGGAGGGTTTCGATGGTTGCTCGGAATATTTATACA GCGTCCAAGAGAAGCTTGGAATAATGAACAATGGCCAAGTTTATGCAGTGTTCGATTACGAGGCGCAACACAGCGATGAGCTCACTCTGAAGAATGGTGATTCCTTAGTTGTCCTTCGGAAGGGCGATGACAATGAGAGAGAATGGTGGTGGAGCAAACTGGGACACAAAGAAGGCTACGTACCTAGAAATTTACTTGGC ttgTATCCAAGGGTGCAACCGGCAAAGATCGACTGA
- the LOC102655479 gene encoding putative uncharacterized protein DDB_G0271606 isoform X4: MELAPTSPHPRNSMRPRIPKLPVGGGGAVLVLSELESMAARQQREIAQQRRLLEQREARLAVLRGAQEPAQQDKLARLRHRLDQQQSKLNRLRLLRSQTDQSRANNATLTSDLDCIRALFNEKEKELSLAVAKVEELTRQLEELRGRQNAAGTGSGGGGAGGVGGGGVGGGGGGGHLSTPASAELEKLRRELIYRNKMNEQQNQMVSQQRLALAQRQAEMASIDARIAQLQGRLQRKRALNQRLSQQLGSGNRTSASTGFTESKLDFNGGGKSRPAGNIAAIEPYSHIPNDNDFNLNKNDPKYQTLPYNTKFTVNFKAAEDDVNKNKIQHSASASQLGQRAAFQQFGHQIAHSQSQSHIQGQSQLLGTNQHNQNLPNQSVNMQQTCNNNNNNNNNNNNNNSNNNNNNANSTNNNLISTSHNFSPEGLSQNLRIHHQQQSQSQTQQQQQQQQQQQQQQQQQQHGSIQQKQHNVGSSTSNLGSTVSITQTQNHRNLQTHQKPISSVAPSFSVKSQIYQTSSTKIHPVMPQTLSLIGRGHNNAQNFVGLSTQAGGNQQQSNQSSSNNQTSTQDQTYASRHNYPGIQHSAQANTHPVSSSSVYQTQNSPNPSSTIHTSSSGTSFGNSVQRYNQAQPLTGPASNNEQSDKIKFSEGKVQEKFEHALPAKHEQQRYEANQVFKYDSHQIKYEQHSKYDQHGKYDQANQQTKLYEQSSAKHEQIGNQTNRYESKMDQGKYESGQNKHEQIHGTKYDPNQNTQQYGKHDQHEVRPSIKYEHNAGFKHETSSNKYEGGGQQFKQESVKFEGNKFEQSSATKHEHNGKFEIPAKTVEKSSFEFDRLKNENERKSMIEDKTKPALPPKPSKPNPPPRLTHHEKMDNPGDGIADCKNNLGINTRTEKEEDVPPIPTSEPPESPTETQFGNHQIIKARPLTLKKAPISEQPKLRYAKSNVHVSINRRIEMPPAFLFPETEIPADLMQTEQQQQQQQQQQQQQQQQQQPQQPQQQSQIIDTTDNCKKSVSIINEDVISNEKLEEADIIDALNVINIEDKVKAKDSERRTELEVDGKSNEVMRRKKGNLKSSTGKANLSRRVSFDPLALLLDASLEGELELVKKTAKEVANPSSANDEGITALHNAICAGHLEIVKFLVEFGCDVNAQDSDGWTPLHCAASCNNLSMVRFLVEHGACIFATTLSDHETAAEKCEEDEEGFDGCSEYLYSVQEKLGIMNNGQVYAVFDYEAQHSDELTLKNGDSLVVLRKGDDNEREWWWSKLGHKEGYVPRNLLGLYPRVQPAKID; encoded by the exons CCTCGGACCTGGACTGCATAAGGGCGCTGTTCaacgagaaggagaaggagctCTCGTTGGCGGTGGCGAAGGTGGAGGAGTTGACGCGACAACTCGAGGAGTTGCGGGGCAGGCAGAACGCGGCCGGGACCGGAAGCGGAGGTGGAGGCGCCGGAGGCGTCGGCGGCGGAGGCGTTggaggcggcggcggcggtggaCACTTGTCGACGCCAGCCAGCGCCGAGCTCGAGAAACTCAGGAGGGAGCTTATT TATCGTAACAAGATGAACGAGCAGCAGAACCAAATGGTGTCTCAGCAACGGTTGGCCCTAGCGCAACGGCAAGCGGAGATGGCGTCGATTGACGCGAGGATAGCTCAGCTGCAGGGTCGCCTTCAACGCAAGAGAGCGTTGAACCAACGGCTGAGCCAGCAGCTAGGCTCTGGGAATCGCACGAGCGCGAGCACCGGGTTCACAGAGTCGAAGCTGGACTTCAATGGCGGGGGGAAGTCGAGGCCTGCTGGAAATATAGCCGCTATCGAACCCTATTCCCATATACCGAACGACAACGATTTCAATTTGAACAAGAACGACCCGAAATACCAGACACTGCCTTACAACACCAAATTCACGGTGAATTTCAAGGCTGCCGAAGACGAcgttaataagaataagataCAACACTCGGCCAGTGCATCCCAATTAGGTCAGAGGGCAGCTTTTCAACAGTTTGGTCATCAAATCGCCCACAGCCAATCCCAATCTCATATTCAAG GTCAATCCCAATTACTGGGCACGAATCAACACAATCAGAATCTGCCTAATCAATCCGTCAACATGCAACAGActtgcaacaacaacaacaataacaacaacaacaataacaataacaacagtaataacaacaacaacaacgccAATAGCACGAACAACAACCTGATTAGCACATCCCACAACTTCAGCCCCGAAGGTTTGTCGCAAAATCTTCGGATCCATCATCAACAGCAATCGCAGTCGCAGacgcaacagcagcagcagcaacaacaacagcaacagcaacagcaacaacaacaacaacacggAAGCATTCAACAGAAGCAACACAACGTTGGTTCGTCGACATCGAATCTCGGCAGCACCGTATCCATCACTCAAACACAAAATCACAGAAACCTTCAAACGCATCAGAAACCAATATCCAGCGTGGCGCCAAGTTTCTCCGTCAAGTCTCAAATCTATCAGACTTCCTCCACCAAGATTCATCCCGTGATGCCGCAAACTTTGAGCCTGATAGGCCGTGGACACAATAACGCGCAAAATTTCGTTGGTCTGAGCACTCAGGCAGGTGGGAATCAGCAACAATCGAATCAATCCTCTTCTAACAATCAAACGTCCACTCAGGACCAGACGTACGCGTCGAGGCACAACTATCCCGGTATTCAACACTCCGCCCAAGCGAATACTCACCCTGTGTCCTCATCCTCGGTGTACCAGACGCAGAATTCTCCCAATCCTTCGTCGACCATTCACACGTCGTCGAGCGGGACCAGTTTTGGAAACTCGGTTCAAAGATACAATCAGGCTCAACCGTTAACCGGGCCCGCGTCCAACAACGAACAATCCGATAAGATAAAGTTTTCGGAAGGGAAGgttcaagaaaaattcgagCACGCCCTTCCGGCTAAACACGAACAGCAGAGGTACGAGGCCAATCAGGTGTTCAAGTACGATTCTCATCAGATAAAGTACGAGCAGCATTCCAAGTACGATCAACACGGGAAGTACGATCAGGCGAATCAACAAACGAAGTTGTACGAACAATCGAGCGCGAAGCACGAACAAATTGGAAATCAGACGAATCGTTACGAATCGAAGATGGATCAAGGGAAGTACGAAAGCGGGCAGAACAAGCACGAACAAATTCACGGAACTAAGTACGATCCTAATCAGAATACTCAACAGTACGGTAAACACGATCAACACGAGGTGAGGCCGTCGATCAAGTACGAGCACAATGCGGGATTTAAGCACGAAACGAGCTCGAACAAGTACGAGGGCGGGGGCCAGCAATTCAAGCAGGAATCGGTGAAATTCGAGGGGAACAAATTCGAGCAAAGTTCCGCGACGAAGCACGAGCACAATGGGAAATTTGAGATCCCCGCGAAAACTGTGGAGAAAAGCTCGTTCGAATTCGATAGGTTGAAAAACGAGAACGAAAGGAAAAGTATGATAGAGGACAAGACGAAACCGGCGCTACCTCCGAAACCGAGCAAACCGAATCCCCCTCCGCGGCTGACCCATCACGAGAAGATGGACAATCCGGGCGACGGGATCGCCGATTGCAAGAACAATTTAGGGATCAATACGAG aacagagaaagaagaggacgTTCCACCGATCCCCACGTCCGAACCACCGGAATCGCCGACGGAAACCCAATTCGGCAATCATCAAATCATCAAAGCCAGGCCTTTAACGTTGAAGAAGGCACCGATCTCTGAGCAGCCGAAGCTCCGTTACGCCAAATCGAATGTTCACGTGTCGATAAATCGACGGATTGAGATGCCACCGGCGTTTCTGTTCCCGGAAACCGAGATTCCAGCGGACCTGATGCAAACggaacagcaacaacaacaacaacaacagcagcagcagcaacagcagcagcagcaacaaccgCAACAACCTCAGCAACAATCACAAATCATCGATACGACGGACAATTGCAAGAAGAGCGTTTCGATCATCAATGAAGATGTGATTAGTAACGAGAAATTGGAGGAAGCGGATATCATTGACGCGTTGAACGTTATCAATATCGAGGATAAAGTGAAGGCGAAGGATTCCGAGAGAAGAACGGAATTGGAAGTCGATGGGAAGAGCAACGAGGTGatgagaaggaagaaggggaATCTCAAGTCGAGCACGGGGAAAGCGAATCTCTCGAGGAGGGTTTCCTTCGATCCTCTGGCTCTGCTGTTGGACGCCAGTCTCGAAGGTGAATTGGAATTGGTGAAGAAGACTGCTAAGGAAGTGGCGAATCCCAGTTCGGCTAACGACGAGGGCATCACTGCGCTTCATAATGCCATTTGCGCCGGTCATTTGGAGATAGTCAAGTTTCTAGTGGAATTTGGCTGCGACGTGAACGCTCAGGACAGCGACGGATG GACTCCTTTACACTGTGCCGCGAGTTGCAATAATTTATCCATGGTAAGATTTCTGGTGGAGCACGGAGCTTGTATATTCGCCACTACACTGTCCGACCACGAAACTGCGGCGGAAAAATGCGAAGAAGACGAGGAGGGTTTCGATGGTTGCTCGGAATATTTATACA GCGTCCAAGAGAAGCTTGGAATAATGAACAATGGCCAAGTTTATGCAGTGTTCGATTACGAGGCGCAACACAGCGATGAGCTCACTCTGAAGAATGGTGATTCCTTAGTTGTCCTTCGGAAGGGCGATGACAATGAGAGAGAATGGTGGTGGAGCAAACTGGGACACAAAGAAGGCTACGTACCTAGAAATTTACTTGGC ttgTATCCAAGGGTGCAACCGGCAAAGATCGACTGA
- the LOC102655479 gene encoding putative uncharacterized protein DDB_G0271606 isoform X3, with protein MDNMTTVSSACKRKDEKSEEIYTTRKLPVGGGGAVLVLSELESMAARQQREIAQQRRLLEQREARLAVLRGAQEPAQQDKLARLRHRLDQQQSKLNRLRLLRSQTDQSRANNATLTSDLDCIRALFNEKEKELSLAVAKVEELTRQLEELRGRQNAAGTGSGGGGAGGVGGGGVGGGGGGGHLSTPASAELEKLRRELIYRNKMNEQQNQMVSQQRLALAQRQAEMASIDARIAQLQGRLQRKRALNQRLSQQLGSGNRTSASTGFTESKLDFNGGGKSRPAGNIAAIEPYSHIPNDNDFNLNKNDPKYQTLPYNTKFTVNFKAAEDDVNKNKIQHSASASQLGQRAAFQQFGHQIAHSQSQSHIQGQSQLLGTNQHNQNLPNQSVNMQQTCNNNNNNNNNNNNNNSNNNNNNANSTNNNLISTSHNFSPEGLSQNLRIHHQQQSQSQTQQQQQQQQQQQQQQQQQQHGSIQQKQHNVGSSTSNLGSTVSITQTQNHRNLQTHQKPISSVAPSFSVKSQIYQTSSTKIHPVMPQTLSLIGRGHNNAQNFVGLSTQAGGNQQQSNQSSSNNQTSTQDQTYASRHNYPGIQHSAQANTHPVSSSSVYQTQNSPNPSSTIHTSSSGTSFGNSVQRYNQAQPLTGPASNNEQSDKIKFSEGKVQEKFEHALPAKHEQQRYEANQVFKYDSHQIKYEQHSKYDQHGKYDQANQQTKLYEQSSAKHEQIGNQTNRYESKMDQGKYESGQNKHEQIHGTKYDPNQNTQQYGKHDQHEVRPSIKYEHNAGFKHETSSNKYEGGGQQFKQESVKFEGNKFEQSSATKHEHNGKFEIPAKTVEKSSFEFDRLKNENERKSMIEDKTKPALPPKPSKPNPPPRLTHHEKMDNPGDGIADCKNNLGINTRTEKEEDVPPIPTSEPPESPTETQFGNHQIIKARPLTLKKAPISEQPKLRYAKSNVHVSINRRIEMPPAFLFPETEIPADLMQTEQQQQQQQQQQQQQQQQQQPQQPQQQSQIIDTTDNCKKSVSIINEDVISNEKLEEADIIDALNVINIEDKVKAKDSERRTELEVDGKSNEVMRRKKGNLKSSTGKANLSRRVSFDPLALLLDASLEGELELVKKTAKEVANPSSANDEGITALHNAICAGHLEIVKFLVEFGCDVNAQDSDGWTPLHCAASCNNLSMVRFLVEHGACIFATTLSDHETAAEKCEEDEEGFDGCSEYLYSVQEKLGIMNNGQVYAVFDYEAQHSDELTLKNGDSLVVLRKGDDNEREWWWSKLGHKEGYVPRNLLGLYPRVQPAKID; from the exons CCTCGGACCTGGACTGCATAAGGGCGCTGTTCaacgagaaggagaaggagctCTCGTTGGCGGTGGCGAAGGTGGAGGAGTTGACGCGACAACTCGAGGAGTTGCGGGGCAGGCAGAACGCGGCCGGGACCGGAAGCGGAGGTGGAGGCGCCGGAGGCGTCGGCGGCGGAGGCGTTggaggcggcggcggcggtggaCACTTGTCGACGCCAGCCAGCGCCGAGCTCGAGAAACTCAGGAGGGAGCTTATT TATCGTAACAAGATGAACGAGCAGCAGAACCAAATGGTGTCTCAGCAACGGTTGGCCCTAGCGCAACGGCAAGCGGAGATGGCGTCGATTGACGCGAGGATAGCTCAGCTGCAGGGTCGCCTTCAACGCAAGAGAGCGTTGAACCAACGGCTGAGCCAGCAGCTAGGCTCTGGGAATCGCACGAGCGCGAGCACCGGGTTCACAGAGTCGAAGCTGGACTTCAATGGCGGGGGGAAGTCGAGGCCTGCTGGAAATATAGCCGCTATCGAACCCTATTCCCATATACCGAACGACAACGATTTCAATTTGAACAAGAACGACCCGAAATACCAGACACTGCCTTACAACACCAAATTCACGGTGAATTTCAAGGCTGCCGAAGACGAcgttaataagaataagataCAACACTCGGCCAGTGCATCCCAATTAGGTCAGAGGGCAGCTTTTCAACAGTTTGGTCATCAAATCGCCCACAGCCAATCCCAATCTCATATTCAAG GTCAATCCCAATTACTGGGCACGAATCAACACAATCAGAATCTGCCTAATCAATCCGTCAACATGCAACAGActtgcaacaacaacaacaataacaacaacaacaataacaataacaacagtaataacaacaacaacaacgccAATAGCACGAACAACAACCTGATTAGCACATCCCACAACTTCAGCCCCGAAGGTTTGTCGCAAAATCTTCGGATCCATCATCAACAGCAATCGCAGTCGCAGacgcaacagcagcagcagcaacaacaacagcaacagcaacagcaacaacaacaacaacacggAAGCATTCAACAGAAGCAACACAACGTTGGTTCGTCGACATCGAATCTCGGCAGCACCGTATCCATCACTCAAACACAAAATCACAGAAACCTTCAAACGCATCAGAAACCAATATCCAGCGTGGCGCCAAGTTTCTCCGTCAAGTCTCAAATCTATCAGACTTCCTCCACCAAGATTCATCCCGTGATGCCGCAAACTTTGAGCCTGATAGGCCGTGGACACAATAACGCGCAAAATTTCGTTGGTCTGAGCACTCAGGCAGGTGGGAATCAGCAACAATCGAATCAATCCTCTTCTAACAATCAAACGTCCACTCAGGACCAGACGTACGCGTCGAGGCACAACTATCCCGGTATTCAACACTCCGCCCAAGCGAATACTCACCCTGTGTCCTCATCCTCGGTGTACCAGACGCAGAATTCTCCCAATCCTTCGTCGACCATTCACACGTCGTCGAGCGGGACCAGTTTTGGAAACTCGGTTCAAAGATACAATCAGGCTCAACCGTTAACCGGGCCCGCGTCCAACAACGAACAATCCGATAAGATAAAGTTTTCGGAAGGGAAGgttcaagaaaaattcgagCACGCCCTTCCGGCTAAACACGAACAGCAGAGGTACGAGGCCAATCAGGTGTTCAAGTACGATTCTCATCAGATAAAGTACGAGCAGCATTCCAAGTACGATCAACACGGGAAGTACGATCAGGCGAATCAACAAACGAAGTTGTACGAACAATCGAGCGCGAAGCACGAACAAATTGGAAATCAGACGAATCGTTACGAATCGAAGATGGATCAAGGGAAGTACGAAAGCGGGCAGAACAAGCACGAACAAATTCACGGAACTAAGTACGATCCTAATCAGAATACTCAACAGTACGGTAAACACGATCAACACGAGGTGAGGCCGTCGATCAAGTACGAGCACAATGCGGGATTTAAGCACGAAACGAGCTCGAACAAGTACGAGGGCGGGGGCCAGCAATTCAAGCAGGAATCGGTGAAATTCGAGGGGAACAAATTCGAGCAAAGTTCCGCGACGAAGCACGAGCACAATGGGAAATTTGAGATCCCCGCGAAAACTGTGGAGAAAAGCTCGTTCGAATTCGATAGGTTGAAAAACGAGAACGAAAGGAAAAGTATGATAGAGGACAAGACGAAACCGGCGCTACCTCCGAAACCGAGCAAACCGAATCCCCCTCCGCGGCTGACCCATCACGAGAAGATGGACAATCCGGGCGACGGGATCGCCGATTGCAAGAACAATTTAGGGATCAATACGAG aacagagaaagaagaggacgTTCCACCGATCCCCACGTCCGAACCACCGGAATCGCCGACGGAAACCCAATTCGGCAATCATCAAATCATCAAAGCCAGGCCTTTAACGTTGAAGAAGGCACCGATCTCTGAGCAGCCGAAGCTCCGTTACGCCAAATCGAATGTTCACGTGTCGATAAATCGACGGATTGAGATGCCACCGGCGTTTCTGTTCCCGGAAACCGAGATTCCAGCGGACCTGATGCAAACggaacagcaacaacaacaacaacaacagcagcagcagcaacagcagcagcagcaacaaccgCAACAACCTCAGCAACAATCACAAATCATCGATACGACGGACAATTGCAAGAAGAGCGTTTCGATCATCAATGAAGATGTGATTAGTAACGAGAAATTGGAGGAAGCGGATATCATTGACGCGTTGAACGTTATCAATATCGAGGATAAAGTGAAGGCGAAGGATTCCGAGAGAAGAACGGAATTGGAAGTCGATGGGAAGAGCAACGAGGTGatgagaaggaagaaggggaATCTCAAGTCGAGCACGGGGAAAGCGAATCTCTCGAGGAGGGTTTCCTTCGATCCTCTGGCTCTGCTGTTGGACGCCAGTCTCGAAGGTGAATTGGAATTGGTGAAGAAGACTGCTAAGGAAGTGGCGAATCCCAGTTCGGCTAACGACGAGGGCATCACTGCGCTTCATAATGCCATTTGCGCCGGTCATTTGGAGATAGTCAAGTTTCTAGTGGAATTTGGCTGCGACGTGAACGCTCAGGACAGCGACGGATG GACTCCTTTACACTGTGCCGCGAGTTGCAATAATTTATCCATGGTAAGATTTCTGGTGGAGCACGGAGCTTGTATATTCGCCACTACACTGTCCGACCACGAAACTGCGGCGGAAAAATGCGAAGAAGACGAGGAGGGTTTCGATGGTTGCTCGGAATATTTATACA GCGTCCAAGAGAAGCTTGGAATAATGAACAATGGCCAAGTTTATGCAGTGTTCGATTACGAGGCGCAACACAGCGATGAGCTCACTCTGAAGAATGGTGATTCCTTAGTTGTCCTTCGGAAGGGCGATGACAATGAGAGAGAATGGTGGTGGAGCAAACTGGGACACAAAGAAGGCTACGTACCTAGAAATTTACTTGGC ttgTATCCAAGGGTGCAACCGGCAAAGATCGACTGA